Below is a window of Plasmodium sp. gorilla clade G2 genome assembly, chromosome: 14 DNA.
tatatatatatatatatatatattttattattattgtttttaatatattatatgtggatatcaataatattttattaagaacatttttttatataaatatataatataatatgtggAAAAAACTttacttaaaaaaataaataatattatatatatatatatttatatatatgtaaaactTATTTAacttttacatataaaataatggcAATAACTTGAATTATTTTgtggaatataataatatattatataactttagttgtatattttttttttatatagtcacgaacaaatttttatttatgcctaattttttttttttttttttttttttttttcattacttatttttatatttccaaataggtcatttttaatttatcaatagtatattatttaaaataagattaataaatgtttatatataaatatatgtaaattttattgtagcttaaaatatatataggtatCGTCTACTTTTTacgaatatatttttattttgaataagaattaataagtatatttaaaaaatttccttattgttattaatacttattatgttatattattttattattattttatatcatttttggGTTATCTTTAGAAAGTTTACTTAATAAATCTTagattttattataataggaATGTCTTTAATTTTCCTTATGCAAAAAAagtgttataaatatatttatgtatatatctttatttaatatatatatataagattaatatttatttcatgtCCTTCTTTGCATGCGCAATACtgttatttctttataatttaataaaatagttCACAcgaatatttttaatattttaaaacaaatataatatatattataattatgtattatttatttacaaaataagtaaaataaaaatatataaaaggaaaTTAATCTatggaatatattatatatatatatataaacaaaaaatattataaagaaatactaaaacaaaaaattaaaagaatgatactatatataataaaatgttaaaaaaatataaggataaatataaatacaaatataatatgtattataataatttatatatttgttatataacatatataatatgtatataaatatacatatatatatatataggaacTATATAAGTATTATGTTAGCATAAAGATATCTTCAATTTAGTAATATGCAATTTTCAGATTAATTCttgaacattttttattttattatttaaaattttttttttttcccctttTTCAGAAATATAGTtttctataaaatatttttatatattccaatacatatattatatatatatattaatatatttatattttatatgtatatatttttgttgtttctatataattatatttttttttggtatacGTCAAATGCAAGTACATATTTCAAAATGAGTGACctgaatgaaaataatgaattgGACATAGACGACCGATTAAAGTCAATGGAACATTTGGTTTGTAAAGATGAGAAAGAAATAATGAAAGTCAATGAAATTATAGAAGAAGCTTCAAATGTGTTATATAACTTTTCTATAAAGCAAGATgattattacaaatatagTACTATTGATGAAAACTCGCATTTGTATTTTAAGAAAGTTAATAACACTGATGTTGGGAAAATTGATTTACTCTTTCAGGATCCATCAAAAGTagacatataaaaaaaaaataactattttatttaaaaaatgtaatatgtaataatttgatacatacatatatatatatatatatatatatatatatattttgtattatattattattgggAAAAAAAAGTAgacaaaattttattatcaacgtatatgatatatatattaataacgtttttatatttatctttcttatcataaataaaatatataattttgtatcattttttttaatatatgttagtttgaaaaaattatacaaacTATTTGGGACGAAAATGGCACAAGAAAATTTGATCCATATTTTATAGAAGgttttaaagaatataaaatataaatatatatatatatatatatgttataatatgatacattaatgatatattatatatatatattatgaaatatttgtaattttttattaaggCAAGATATTACGCATATATGACAAGGACACAATTTTGGTGAGACAAAGTTATAAAGGAACTTTAGGAAAAGAAGgaagatatttttatattgtagctcaaaaaaagaaggtaaaataaataatttattttattatttttttttttttttattccgatataatatacatgataattttatttatcatataaattatataatttgtattatatatatatattttttattttgtagctaaatgataatacataTCTGATAACTTGTGTGTccttaaatataaatgataataatgaaaagtgCACAAGTAATTTTATCAATCCATTTATACATAGCGCTAATTCGTTTACCCTCAACATTGAATgcgatgaaaatattaagaatTCGTCATTAAAAAGGatgtatattaatttatctgGTTATCATATTAAACGAGAAGATAATTGCATAAAATTTACTTATGTATCATCTGTAAgtagataattatataaaattaatatgttcaaaatttttccttttttttttttttttcttttaaatttcatttttatttatttcgttcattatatagatatacataataaatataataaaaattttatggttttatttatatatatcgtattttttattatttttttttacagaTTGAATTAGATACGTCTCCTTTGATTCCCCaatttattataagaaaagTGAAAGCCAAGAAAATGTTGCAGTTAAATACTTTAAGACAAAGTCTTTGATAAATCAATACAACATATGAtacataaatgaatatatatatatatgatataattattcatattaatataaaattttatatttttttttttcattatttacttttaatataaatgggaatatatatatatatatatttatatatttatatatttataaaattcctGAAACCAAATGTATGTgctaaatatatcattatgatatttatgataatatttggTACATATATGTTTTCTTTCTTCCTTTAGAGTTATATACCActtgaatttatatatttatattattataaatatattatatatatatatatatatatatatatttgtcatATGACGTTTTTATGGAAAAAGGTCTTTTTTCAAAAATGATACAAAaacagtttttttttttttttttttaaatgacaattataatatatacatattaatacatacctatatatatatatatatatatatataattgttataattttaataaaacagaaaaaaaaaaaaaaaaattaaaaacattta
It encodes the following:
- a CDS encoding fam-a protein, putative, producing MSDLNENNELDIDDRLKSMEHLVCKDEKEIMKVNEIIEEASNVLYNFSIKQDDYYKYSTIDENSHLYFKKVNNTDVGKIDLLFQDPSKFEKIIQTIWDENGTRKFDPYFIEGKILRIYDKDTILVRQSYKGTLGKEGRYFYIVAQKKKLNDNTYLITCVSLNINDNNEKCTSNFINPFIHSANSFTLNIECDENIKNSSLKRMYINLSGYHIKREDNCIKFTYVSSIELDTSPLIPQFIIRKVKAKKMLQLNTLRQSL